In Nicotiana tabacum cultivar K326 chromosome 21, ASM71507v2, whole genome shotgun sequence, one DNA window encodes the following:
- the LOC107814291 gene encoding AAA-ATPase At5g17760, with protein sequence MNLSEMSSPASLFSACISVSASIMLFQTMLNQVLPQEVKNYILKKINSYFRPFSSTITLIIEERDGVASNEVYNAAEIYLCNKIIDPDIQYFKISKCSNDPNIRVKFAKFGKIVDFFQGIELIWRFISEDGKNIPDVDSDNNNILVSHEKRYFELSFNKKHKYEVLNFYVPFLLKEARIIRDEKKVVKLYTLASSSYSSIFSWDFINLEHPSTFDTLAMDLELKKAIIEDLDRFFKRKDYYKKVGKAWKRGYLLYGPPGTGKSSLIAAMANYLKFDVYDLELSCVKRDSDLRSLLLRTTNRSILVVEDIDCSIELIERTANH encoded by the coding sequence ATGAATTTATCGGAAATGTCTTCACCGGCGTCATTGTTTTCGGCTTGTATCTCAGTGTCTGCTTCAATTATGTTGTTTCAAACTATGTTGAATCAAGTTCTTCCGCAGGAGGTCAAGAACTATATTTTGAAGAAGATTAATAGTTATTTTAGGCCTTTTTCCTCCACTATCACTCTAATTATTGAAGAAAGGGATGGTGTGGCTAGTAACGAAGTCTATAACGCTGCAGAAATCTATTTGTGCAACAAGATTATCGATCCAGATATTCAGTATTTCAAAATTAGCAAGTGTTCCAACGACCCAAATATACGTGTCAAATTTGCCAAGTTTGGGAAAATTGTTGATTTTTTTCAAGGAATTGAACTCATATGGAGGTTTATTTCTGAAGATGGTAAAAATATTCCAGATGTAGATTCAGATAATAATAACATATTAGTTTCTCATGAGAAACGTTATTTTGAGCTGAGTTTTAATAAGAAGCACAAATATGAAGTCTTGAATTTTTACGTGCCATTTTTATTAAAAGAAGCAAGAATCATAAGAGATGAGAAGAAAGTTGTTAAGTTATATACTTTAGCAAGTTCTTCATATTCATCAatattttcttgggattttataaATCTTGAACACCCTTCAACATTTGACACGTTAGCTATGGATTTAGAACTAAAGAAGGCTATAATTGAAGATCTTGATAGGTTTTTTAAAAGGAAAGATTATTACAAGAAAGTTGGAAAAGCTTGGAAAAGAGGGTATTTATTGTATGGACCTCCTGGTACTGGAAAATCAAGTTTAATTGCAGCAATGGCtaattatttgaagtttgatGTTTATGATTTAGAACTCTCTTGTGTAAAGAGAGACTCGGATTTGAGAAGCTTGTTGCTAAGGACTACAAATAGGTCTATTCTTGTCGTTGAAGATATAGATTGCAGCATTGAATTGATAGAAAGGACTGCAAATCATTGA
- the LOC142175151 gene encoding AAA-ATPase At3g50940-like translates to MGNLGATITLAGLLNFIDGLWSSCGDERIIIFTTNNKEKLDPALLRPGRMDMHIHMSYLTTQGFKVLAENYLQVQYDHNHWWFREVQDLIEEVQVTPAEVAEELMKSDDVEVSLGRLARFLKRKMIKNEEKGIEIQKRKKMKSCDHNTMNSNGKLTERELWSNGKIVHV, encoded by the exons ATGGGGAATCTTGGAGCAACA ATTACACTTGCTGGGCTACTAAATTTCATAGATGGACTATGGTCAAGTTGTGGGGATGAAAGAATAATAATATTCACTACCAACAACAAAGAAAAACTTGATCCAGCTCTATTAAGGCCAGGACGTATGGACATGCACATTCATATGTCTTATCTAACAACTCAAGGATTTAAAGTCTTAGCAGAGAATTATTTGCAAGTACAATATGATCATAATCATTGGTGGTTTAGAGAAGTACAAGATTTGATTGAAGAAGTACAAGTTACTCCTGCAGAAGTTGCTGAAGAACTCATGAAAAGTGATGATGTTGAAGTTTCCCTTGGAAGACTTGCTAGGTTTCTAAAAAGAAAGATGATTAAGAATGAGGAAAAAGGGATAGAAATACAGAAGAGAAAGAAGATGAAAAGTTGTGATCACAATACAATGAATTCAAATGGAAAGCTTACAGAAAGGGAGCTTTGGAGTAATGGTAAAATTGTCCATGTGTAA